One Psychrosphaera aestuarii DNA window includes the following coding sequences:
- the ruvA gene encoding Holliday junction branch migration protein RuvA: protein MIGRLLGTVADKQAPDLLIDINGVGYEVQLPLTSFYELPDVGQTATVYTHFVVREDAQLLYGFISKQERALFRLLIKANGVGPKLALTILSGLTAEQFVQCVEHDDITTLVKLPGVGKKTAERLLIEMRDRIKELNMTPSSERAIGGMTTRPLIQANGMDDAISALVSLGYTPQQAQKAVKSVYSEGDDSEVVIRNALKSML, encoded by the coding sequence ATGATAGGAAGACTTTTAGGCACGGTTGCAGATAAACAAGCACCAGATTTATTAATTGACATTAATGGTGTTGGCTACGAAGTGCAACTGCCTCTTACTAGCTTTTACGAATTGCCCGACGTTGGGCAAACAGCGACGGTTTATACTCACTTTGTAGTTCGTGAAGACGCACAACTACTGTATGGGTTTATTTCCAAGCAAGAGCGAGCTTTGTTTCGTTTATTAATTAAAGCAAATGGTGTTGGGCCTAAATTGGCATTAACAATCCTTTCAGGACTTACCGCAGAGCAGTTTGTGCAATGTGTAGAACATGATGATATAACAACACTTGTTAAGTTGCCTGGGGTAGGTAAAAAAACCGCAGAACGATTATTGATCGAGATGCGCGATCGAATTAAAGAGCTCAACATGACACCAAGTAGCGAACGAGCGATTGGCGGCATGACGACCCGACCATTGATCCAAGCAAATGGAATGGACGATGCAATTTCAGCTCTAGTATCTTTAGGTTATACGCCACAACAAGCACAAAAAGCTGTGAAGTCTGTATATTCAGAAGGCGATGATAGTGAAGTTGTTATCCGAAACGCTCTTAAGAGTATGCTGTAG
- the ruvC gene encoding crossover junction endodeoxyribonuclease RuvC gives MPVILGIDPGSRITGYGIIRQQGAKFTYLGSGCIRTPDADLSIKLNTIFNGLSEIIQQYQPETFAIEQVFLAHNPDSALKLGQARGAAIVAATQGNLPVFEYSARQIKQAVVGTGAADKAQVQHMVQQILKLSGKPQADAADGLAVAICHGNTNQSLINMAGVAKKTVRGRLRR, from the coding sequence ATGCCCGTTATTCTCGGTATCGATCCAGGTTCACGAATTACGGGCTACGGCATTATTCGGCAACAGGGGGCGAAATTCACTTATTTAGGTAGTGGATGTATTCGAACTCCTGATGCTGATTTATCAATAAAATTAAATACCATTTTTAATGGTCTCAGCGAAATAATCCAACAATATCAGCCAGAAACCTTTGCTATAGAGCAGGTGTTTTTAGCACACAATCCTGACTCAGCATTAAAATTAGGCCAAGCGCGAGGCGCCGCTATTGTAGCTGCAACTCAAGGTAACTTGCCGGTTTTTGAATACTCTGCACGTCAAATTAAACAAGCGGTTGTAGGTACAGGTGCTGCTGACAAAGCGCAAGTTCAACATATGGTCCAGCAAATACTAAAGCTATCTGGAAAACCACAGGCTGATGCGGCCGATGGCCTAGCTGTTGCTATTTGTCATGGTAATACCAATCAAAGTTTAATCAATATGGCTGGCGTTGCTAAAAAAACTGTACGTGGTCGTTTACGTCGTTAA
- the ruvB gene encoding Holliday junction branch migration DNA helicase RuvB — MIEADRLVGAVSFGEDEVIDRAIRPKMLEDYQGQPTVKDQMEIFIQAAKNRNEALDHLLIFGPPGLGKTTLANIVANEMDVSIKTTSGPVLEKAGDLAALLTNLEENDVLFIDEIHRLSSVVEEILYPAMEDYQLDIMIGEGPAARSIKLDLPPFTLIGATTRAGALTSPLRDRFGIVQRLEFYKVADLARIIERSAECLNMEMTPNAAIEVARRSRGTPRIANRLLRRVRDFADVKSDGKVNDDVAKQALDMINVDSEGFDYMDKKLLATMIEKFDGGPVGLDNIAAAIGEERDTIEDVIEPYLIQQGFLQRTPRGRIASPRAYTHLGFDLPSE, encoded by the coding sequence ATGATAGAAGCAGATCGTCTAGTAGGTGCAGTATCTTTTGGTGAAGATGAGGTTATCGACCGCGCCATTCGACCAAAAATGTTGGAAGACTACCAAGGGCAACCAACCGTAAAAGATCAGATGGAAATCTTCATCCAAGCGGCAAAAAACAGAAATGAAGCATTAGATCATTTGTTAATTTTTGGACCGCCTGGACTGGGTAAAACAACATTAGCAAATATTGTTGCTAATGAAATGGATGTTAGCATTAAAACAACTTCAGGGCCGGTATTAGAAAAAGCCGGTGATTTAGCTGCGTTACTTACAAACCTAGAAGAAAATGATGTTTTATTTATTGATGAAATTCATCGTTTGAGTTCTGTTGTCGAAGAAATTTTGTATCCAGCAATGGAAGACTATCAGTTAGATATAATGATAGGAGAAGGGCCAGCTGCACGTTCTATTAAACTTGATTTACCGCCATTTACTCTCATTGGTGCGACAACACGTGCCGGTGCTTTAACATCACCGCTTCGTGATCGCTTTGGTATTGTTCAGCGTTTAGAGTTTTATAAAGTCGCTGATTTAGCTCGAATAATTGAGCGTAGTGCTGAATGCCTTAATATGGAAATGACACCAAACGCTGCAATCGAAGTTGCTCGCCGTTCCCGAGGCACACCTCGAATCGCTAATCGGCTGCTTCGCAGAGTACGAGATTTTGCAGACGTAAAAAGCGATGGTAAGGTAAATGATGACGTTGCTAAACAAGCCCTAGATATGATCAATGTAGATAGTGAAGGATTTGATTATATGGATAAAAAGCTGCTGGCAACCATGATTGAAAAATTCGATGGTGGGCCAGTAGGATTAGATAATATTGCGGCTGCAATTGGTGAGGAACGAGACACAATTGAAGATGTGATTGAACCTTATTTGATTCAGCAAGGCTTTTTACAGCGAACCCCAAGAGGACGAATAGCTTCACCTAGAGCTTATACGCATTTAGGGTTTGACTTACCGAGTGAATAA
- the aspS gene encoding aspartate--tRNA ligase, which produces MRSHYCGQLNKSLVDQEVTLCGWVNKRRDLGGLIFIDMRDREGVVQAVIDPDETAIFDAANKLRNEFCISITGVVRARPDSQVNKDMATGEVELYVKDLTILNASAPLPLDFNQENSEEARLRYRYLDLRRPVMNQRLQFRSKVTSAVRRFLDDNAFLDIETPILTKATPEGARDYLVPSRTHKGEFFALPQSPQLFKQLLMVAGFDRYYQIVKCFRDEDLRADRQPEFTQIDIETTFMSGKDVMSLTEKMVRSVFNELLSVDLGEFPSMTYAEAMRRFGSDKPDLRNPLELVDVADILKDVDFKVFSGPANDEKGRVAVIKVPGGAAMTRKQIDGYTEFVGKYGAKGMAWIKVNDIAAGLEGLQSPIVKFLNADVAAQILERTEAKDGDILLFGSDTYNTVTDALGALRLKLGEDFGLVEDKWAPLWVVDFPMFEELEGGALTPLHHPFTAPSNMTPAELAANPVNAISDAYDMVLNGCELGGGSVRIHNQDMQAEVFKLLGISDEEAEEKFGFLLDALQYGAPPHAGLAFGLDRMVMLMVGADSIRDVMAFPKTSTAACPLTSAPGLANPEALVDLGISVLPKVDKTKATDEAK; this is translated from the coding sequence ATGCGTTCTCATTATTGTGGTCAACTCAACAAGAGTTTAGTAGATCAAGAAGTCACTTTATGTGGTTGGGTTAACAAACGTCGCGACTTAGGTGGCTTAATTTTCATTGATATGCGTGACCGTGAAGGTGTTGTGCAAGCCGTGATTGATCCAGATGAAACTGCTATTTTTGATGCTGCAAACAAATTACGTAATGAATTTTGTATATCGATTACAGGTGTTGTTCGTGCACGTCCTGACAGCCAAGTAAATAAAGACATGGCAACCGGTGAAGTTGAACTTTATGTTAAAGATTTAACTATTTTAAACGCGTCTGCGCCATTACCATTAGATTTTAATCAAGAAAACTCAGAAGAAGCTCGTCTTCGCTACCGTTATCTTGACTTACGTCGTCCTGTAATGAATCAGCGACTTCAGTTCCGCTCAAAGGTAACTAGTGCCGTTCGTCGTTTCTTAGATGACAATGCATTTTTAGACATAGAAACGCCAATTCTAACTAAAGCAACCCCTGAAGGCGCCCGTGACTATTTAGTACCAAGTCGTACGCACAAAGGTGAATTTTTTGCTTTACCACAGTCACCTCAGCTGTTTAAGCAGTTGTTAATGGTTGCTGGTTTTGACCGTTATTATCAAATTGTAAAATGTTTCCGTGACGAAGACTTGCGTGCTGACCGTCAGCCAGAATTTACTCAAATCGATATTGAAACGACGTTTATGTCTGGTAAAGATGTAATGTCTTTAACTGAAAAAATGGTTCGTTCAGTATTTAATGAATTGTTATCTGTTGATCTTGGCGAGTTCCCGTCTATGACTTATGCAGAAGCGATGCGTCGTTTTGGTTCTGATAAGCCAGACCTTCGTAACCCATTAGAGTTAGTTGACGTAGCGGATATCCTAAAAGACGTAGACTTTAAAGTATTTAGCGGACCTGCGAACGATGAAAAAGGTCGTGTTGCTGTTATTAAAGTACCAGGCGGTGCTGCAATGACTCGTAAACAAATAGACGGCTATACAGAGTTTGTTGGCAAGTATGGCGCTAAAGGCATGGCTTGGATCAAGGTTAACGATATCGCTGCTGGGCTTGAAGGCTTGCAGTCACCAATCGTTAAATTCTTAAATGCCGATGTTGCCGCACAAATTCTTGAACGTACAGAAGCAAAAGATGGCGATATTTTATTATTTGGTTCTGATACTTACAACACAGTAACTGACGCGTTAGGTGCATTAAGACTTAAGCTAGGCGAAGACTTCGGCTTAGTTGAAGACAAGTGGGCACCGTTATGGGTTGTTGATTTCCCTATGTTTGAAGAATTGGAAGGTGGAGCATTAACACCTCTTCATCATCCATTTACTGCGCCAAGCAATATGACACCAGCGGAATTAGCAGCAAATCCAGTTAATGCGATTTCAGATGCTTACGACATGGTACTTAATGGTTGCGAGTTAGGTGGTGGTTCAGTTCGTATACACAATCAAGACATGCAAGCTGAAGTATTCAAACTGTTAGGTATTAGTGACGAAGAAGCTGAAGAAAAGTTTGGTTTCTTACTCGATGCATTACAATATGGCGCTCCTCCACACGCAGGTTTAGCTTTTGGACTGGATCGTATGGTGATGTTAATGGTCGGTGCGGATTCTATTCGTGATGTTATGGCGTTCCCGAAAACGTCAACTGCAGCTTGTCCATTAACGTCGGCACCAGGTTTAGCAAATCCAGAAGCGCTTGTTGACTTAGGCATTTCGGTATTACCTAAGGTAGATAAAACCAAAGCTACTGACGAAGCTAAGTAA
- the tolR gene encoding protein TolR, which translates to MNTPIRRRRKPVAEINVVPYIDVMLVLLIIFMVTAPLVTQGVKVDLPQANAEPLEDDSKSPIIASIDAQGQYFVSTGDSENDEPMSATDVAVIVAAQLKVDPLTPVVVKADRNIPYNNVIELMVLLQRAGAPSVGLMTEPAQK; encoded by the coding sequence ATGAATACGCCAATCCGTCGTCGCCGAAAGCCTGTCGCAGAAATTAACGTAGTGCCTTACATTGATGTTATGTTGGTGCTACTTATTATTTTTATGGTTACCGCGCCATTAGTGACTCAGGGTGTAAAGGTAGACTTACCCCAAGCTAATGCTGAGCCATTAGAAGACGATAGTAAGTCACCCATTATTGCTTCTATAGACGCGCAAGGTCAGTACTTTGTTTCAACGGGTGATAGTGAAAATGACGAGCCAATGTCAGCTACTGATGTTGCCGTTATTGTAGCCGCACAACTAAAAGTGGATCCGTTAACGCCAGTTGTTGTTAAAGCGGATAGAAATATTCCTTACAACAATGTTATCGAATTGATGGTGTTGTTACAAAGAGCGGGCGCGCCTTCTGTTGGTTTAATGACGGAGCCTGCTCAAAAATGA
- the ybgC gene encoding tol-pal system-associated acyl-CoA thioesterase, with the protein MQEFKVKVYYEDTDAGGIVYHANYLKFCERARTELLLSLGIEQDGYLKQNIGFVVSNMAIDFKLPATLHQSLMVQTKILKIKRASIEFSQFILNEQQNIVFHANVIVACINPVKGKPVAIPPEILEVLKSAS; encoded by the coding sequence GTGCAAGAATTTAAAGTAAAAGTGTACTACGAAGATACTGACGCAGGTGGTATTGTTTACCATGCAAACTACTTAAAGTTCTGTGAAAGGGCAAGAACTGAGCTTTTGCTGTCTTTAGGTATTGAACAAGACGGCTATCTTAAGCAGAATATAGGTTTCGTAGTTAGTAATATGGCAATTGACTTTAAATTGCCCGCAACGTTGCATCAATCGCTAATGGTGCAAACAAAGATTTTAAAAATAAAGCGGGCGTCAATTGAATTTAGCCAATTTATATTAAATGAGCAGCAAAACATTGTGTTTCACGCCAATGTCATTGTTGCCTGTATTAATCCGGTAAAAGGAAAGCCAGTGGCAATTCCACCGGAAATTTTAGAGGTGTTAAAAAGTGCAAGCTGA
- the tolQ gene encoding protein TolQ, giving the protein MQAEISFWGLFWEASFIVKLVMITLLGLSISSWTIIFQRRKVLVEAEKQTKTFEDRFWSGVDLSRLYSEITARQSVNGLESLFKDGFKEFARLKKNSIGTAQVYLEGTHRAMRVRLSREVEDLERHLSFLASVGSISPYIGLFGTVWGIMNAFLALGEVQQATLNMVAPGIAEALIATAMGLFAAIPSVLAYNSFAHRVEKLEVSYVNFTEEFSNILHRQVTANVNTTA; this is encoded by the coding sequence GTGCAAGCTGAAATTAGTTTTTGGGGATTGTTTTGGGAAGCTAGCTTTATAGTTAAGTTAGTAATGATAACACTGCTAGGATTGTCGATTAGTTCCTGGACCATTATCTTTCAAAGAAGGAAAGTTTTGGTTGAAGCTGAAAAACAAACGAAAACATTTGAAGATCGTTTTTGGTCTGGCGTTGACTTGAGCCGTTTGTATAGTGAAATTACTGCAAGACAATCGGTAAACGGATTAGAGTCTCTGTTTAAAGACGGATTCAAAGAGTTCGCACGACTTAAGAAAAATAGTATTGGTACAGCTCAAGTTTATTTAGAAGGCACACACAGAGCTATGCGTGTTCGTTTATCTAGAGAAGTTGAAGATTTAGAGCGCCATTTAAGCTTTTTAGCATCTGTTGGTTCAATCAGTCCTTACATTGGTTTGTTTGGAACGGTGTGGGGTATCATGAATGCGTTTTTAGCATTAGGTGAAGTTCAGCAGGCAACATTAAATATGGTAGCGCCGGGTATTGCAGAAGCGCTGATCGCGACAGCAATGGGTCTATTTGCTGCGATACCATCAGTTTTAGCTTACAACAGTTTTGCTCACAGAGTAGAAAAACTAGAAGTAAGCTACGTAAACTTTACTGAGGAATTCTCAAATATTCTTCATCGTCAAGTAACTGCAAACGTCAACACAACGGCCTAG